The genomic stretch CTCCTTGAGCAGGTTGAGCTCATGGTGGAAGTCGTTGAGGTCGACCGCCACGGCCCGTACGCCGAAACGCTGAGCCAGCTCCTCCACGGGCTGGAGAAAATAGCGGCTGGTGACCACCGTGCCGTTGCTGGAGCTCTCGAGCACGGCCTCGAGCTCCTCCATCGGCACCACCTCCACCGGCACCTCCAGAACGGGTCCCAGTTCCTCGGCGATCAGCATCGAGGCGCCGATGTCCTCGCGGGGGGTCGACACCAGCACCCGGGCTCCGCAGCGCAGGCGCCAGTCGATCTCGCGGGTCAGCAACTCACGGGCCTGCTGCAGGGTGCAGCCGGCGTTGAGCAGGCCGTCGACGCACTGGCGCACCTCCCGGTCGATGTCGGGGCGCAGGCGGTTGCGCAGTCCCGGTGGCGCCTTGAGCTCACGGGGCTTCTGCTGGTCGCGCACATAGATGCCCGAGCCGGCCATCGCCTCCACGACCCCATCGTTCTCCAGCTGGCGGTACACCTTGCTGATGGTGTTGCGGTGCAGGCCGGTCTGCATGGCCAGCTGCCGCGTGCTCGGCAAGCGATGGCCCGGCGGGTAATGACGGGCCGCGATGGCGAAGCAGATCTGGTTGTAGAGCTGGGTCGACGCCGGGATGTCGCTTTCCTGCTGGATGTGGAATCGCACGCCGGAGAGAACCTGAACGGGTGCGGCCACCCTACGGAGCTTCGGCGCTGGTGACAATTGCCCCTGTGGCATACGAGCCTGTGCCGGTTGCCGCCGGCACACGGACCAGCGGCTCCGGACCCCCGCCCTCGTCCAGTCCCAGCCATGGCCCAGTGGATCTCGATCGAAACGGCTCCTGAGGCGGCCGCCCCCTGCACTCTGCGCTGCTGGTGGGAGCCCCCCACCGGTGCACCCCGCGCCGGCGTGCTGGTGCTGCCCGAGGTGTTCGGCATCAACGGCTGGGTGCGCAGCGTGACCGCACGGCTGGCCGGGGAGGGCTATGCGGCTCTGGCGGTACCGCTGATGGCCCGCACCGCACCGGATCTGGACCTGGGCTACAGCGACGCTGAGCTGGCCATCGGTCGCGCCCACAAGGAGCAGGTCAGGACCGACCAGCTGTTGGAGGATCTGCAGACGGCCGCCGCCTGGTTGAAGCGGCAGGTGCCAGGTCGCCTGGGATGCGTGGGGTTCTGCTTCGGTGGGCACGCGGCCCTGCTGGCGGCCAGCCTGCCGGCGATCGGGGCCACCG from Synechococcus sp. CBW1107 encodes the following:
- a CDS encoding GntR family transcriptional regulator, encoding MRFHIQQESDIPASTQLYNQICFAIAARHYPPGHRLPSTRQLAMQTGLHRNTISKVYRQLENDGVVEAMAGSGIYVRDQQKPRELKAPPGLRNRLRPDIDREVRQCVDGLLNAGCTLQQARELLTREIDWRLRCGARVLVSTPREDIGASMLIAEELGPVLEVPVEVVPMEELEAVLESSSNGTVVTSRYFLQPVEELAQRFGVRAVAVDLNDFHHELNLLKELRAGSCVGLVSISPGILRAAEVILHSMRGNELLVMTANPDVGSRLLALLRAASHVLCDRPSLPLVEQTLRQNRSQLMRLPQVHCAQSYLGAATIDLLRKEIGLIGPRDSPAEGEAAQAG
- a CDS encoding dienelactone hydrolase family protein, coding for MAQWISIETAPEAAAPCTLRCWWEPPTGAPRAGVLVLPEVFGINGWVRSVTARLAGEGYAALAVPLMARTAPDLDLGYSDAELAIGRAHKEQVRTDQLLEDLQTAAAWLKRQVPGRLGCVGFCFGGHAALLAASLPAIGATAAFYGAGMASGRPGGGAPSLEVLPDVAGALTVFCGRLDPLIPPADVQAIAAALAAADPSGQRLTLQMAEAGHGYMCDQRSDYRSAAAAEGWSRMLELFAGELDTD